The genomic interval GCGGGGGAGAATCAGAGTTACTCGAGATCAAAATTATTGATAATTTTTACTTGAAAAATGCGGCTGTTGAATACAATAAGACTGGTAATTTTTTAGAAAATAAATATTTCTTCAAGTATTATGTTCAAGTACAAATGCATTTACTGTGTACAGGTTTAAACAAGGGTAATTTATTTTTTATTATAGGTGGTGAGCTAGTCAACTGTGTAATTGAGAGAGATAATAATTTTATTAGTGATGTAATGGTTAATGTTTCAAGATTAGAGCAGGAAGTTAGTCGTATTGCCAAATCTTTAAAGTCAAAGAGTGATATTGATATTGAGAATATTGAGTTAGATGAACTGAGTGTTATTATTGGAAATTTTTTAAAGAATAGCTTTGTATATCAAGATTTGTTTGATATAGATTTCAAATTTGACTTTTATAGTTACTCTTACCATTTTTATAACGAGTTTAATTTATTCTCTCTTAGCTTATTTATTTAGGATATTATTTAGGATATTTGTTGCCTTGTTCTCTTAAATCTTTCTTTCTTAAATATTATTTCTTAACTTTTATCTTTGATTATAAGGGGTGTATTTAACCACTTCCGCCTGCTTGACAAGTGCTTGTTGCGTTTTCTTTAAAACCATTGAGTGTATCATTGTCTATTTTACTGAAATATCCTTGTACAACGGCTTTAAATCCATTTTTACCCTCATTATTTCCATTACATTTTGCAAGTTCATCATTTATATGTTTAAGTGCAGCTTTTATCTTTTCTTCGTCAAAACTTAAAAATTGACTAAACTTACTTTCATTACCCAGAGCCTCTTTTAAAAAATCCAGATTTGTTTTTTCCGTATCATTTAATTTTTCTCTTAACGCTTCTTCAGGTGTTTTTTGTACTTCTGATTGTTCTTCCAAGTTTCTTTTAACTCTACTTTTAGGTGTAGCATTTCCATGCTCATATTCACAACTACTAATTAGTAGTAATAAAACCAAAATAAAATTAATTTTATTCATATAAAACCCCTTATCTTTTTTGTTTTAAAAATATATCTCTATTTACACATCTTTAAGGTACATATACTTATAAGTATTAATTGTTTTTGTAAAATTTATTGCTTTGTTATAGAGTTTATGCTATCTTGTGTTAGATTTTGTTAATCTATACTAGGTTTAAAAAGATATGAGTAGGGTAAAGAAATCGTTTGATGATTATATTGTGTATTTTAGAGAAGGCAAGCTTAATGACGCTAGTATTGCAAAAGAGATGGGAGTGAGTCGTGCTAATGTAGGAAAGATGAGACGCAGGTGGGAAGAGATTAAAGATAACCCTGAGTATATGACTGGTACTTCTAAGCTTACTATTTGTGGAGATACTTTCAACGCTATGATTGGCACGTAGTATTGAGACTGAGAGTGAAGCTAATAGACTTAAAGATCAAGTAGAGATTGAAAAAAATACTAATAATTTTATAATAGGTAATTCCCAAAAATCATTAAAGATTAATGTTTGAGAGCAGTTTGAAAAGATTGCTAGTATGCTTAAAATACCCTTTAGGCCAAAATTTTCTAATACATCGTATTTTGAAATAGACTCTTTAAAAGTTAATTTGTATGGAGGAGATAGGGCAAATGATTTTGAGCGGTTTAGAGGCTCTAATTCGGCACTCATTTACGTTAATGAAGCAACTACACTTCATAAGGAAACATTAATAGAATGTTTAAAAAGACTTAGAGTAGGTATGCAAACAATTATCTTTGATACCAATCCTGACAGTTCAGAGCATTTCTTTAAAACTGATTATATTGATAACACAAAAATTTACTCTACATATAACTTTACAACATATGATAATGAATTAATTTCTAGAGAATTTATTAAAACCCAAGAAGAGATTTACAGGGACATACCAACATATAAAGCAAAGGTTCTACTTGGAGAATGGGTTGCATCTAATGATGCGATATTTACTAATGTTAATCTTACAAGTAACCATGAATTTAGAGTACCAATAGCATATTTAGATTCTGCATACAATATTGGAGGAGATAATACTGCTATTTGTGTGTTAGAGCGAGTAGATCAAAGTTATTATGCATTTATATTTCAAGAAAAGTTACTATAACAGTTAAAATATTATATAATAATTACATAAGGAGTGTTTTTATGGGACTTTCTCAACCAGTAGTTACTCAACAAATGGTCATCGCTGAACTTACTAAAGCCGGTATTAAGAGAGACATCGCTATTGATCTGTCCTACAGATATTATAAAAATGAACTGACTTACAAAGATATTGAATTCTTAAAAGAAAATTTCGATATTAAACTTGAAAAGGTAGAAGCAACTTTACAAACTAAGATTCAAAGGGTTGAGACGAACTTAAAATCCGATATTAGAGACCTGGATAACAAGATTAATACTGTTGAGAATAATCTTAACACCAAAATAGATACCAAATTCAATGACCTTGATAACAAGATTGACAATGTTAGAAGTGAATTAAAGTCTGATATTAAAGACCTCGATACTAAGATTGATGTTAACAAAATGGAACTTAAGAGTACATTAAGACTTCATGGTTGGATGTTTGGAACTTTAATTACCCTTAATATAGGAATATTCTTAGCATTAATGTCATTGTTAGTAAAGTAAATTTATTTGATTATCTCCCTTATTTAATTGATTATATATCAGTTATTTTCTTATCAAAATCATTTTATTATTGTTAATAACAATCAATTTTATTAATTGTTAAGTCATACACAGTCTCTATAATATTAAAGTATCTATGCTTTTAGTTTTTGTTGTTATCTTATTCAAAGGTTGTTAACTATCTTGCTCCTTTGAGTAAAAAAGAGAGGCACGTAATAATGAAAAGAATTACTTTAAGTGCGTTATTGATGACTTTATTTTTACTTCTTAGCTGTGGCAGTGGGAGTGCTAAGGTGGAAGATCCTAAAACCTTATTCTTAACTTCTATTGCTAATTTGGGTAAAGGTTTCTTAGATGTTTTTACTTCTCTTTCTGATATGGTTGCTGGTGCTTTTGGGATTAAGGCTGACACTAAAAAATCTGACATTGGTCAGTATTTCACTTCTATTGAGACAACTATGAACACAGTTAAAAAGAAGTTACAAGAGGAAGTTGCTACGAATGGTAACTATTTAAAGATAAAGGAAGTAGTTGATACTTTTATCACTAACACATTAGATAAGATCGCTGAAGGAGTAAAAGAAGCAGCTAAAGGGGCTACAGGAGAAGATAAGATTGGTGGTGCTCCTAAAGAAGGTCAGGATGCTGCACCTGCAGAGGTTGCAAGTGTAAACGCTCTTGTTAAAGGGATTAAAGAAATTGTTGGTGTGGTTCTGAAAGACAATGAAGGGAGTGCAGAGGCTACTAAAACAGCAGAAGATGATAAAAAGGATATTGGTAAGTTGTTTGATGGTAGCAAAGATGATGCCAAAGAAGAAAATATTGCAAAGGCATCAGCAAGTATTGGTTCAGTGACTGGAGCTGACATCTTAAAAGCTATTGCTAAATCCACGGAAGAGCCTAAAGCTGATCAGGGTGAGGGAATTGAAAAAGCTACAGATGCAGCTGAGATTGCTATTGCTCCGGCTGCTAATGGTAAAAAAGAAATTAAAGATGCAGCAGCACAAAAGGACGCAGTTATTGCTGCTGGTATTGCTTTAAGAGCTATGGCTAAGGGTGGTAAATTTGCTGCTAAGAGTAATGAAGAGAAATCTGCTCATGCAGTAAATGGTGTTGCTGCTAGTGCAGTAGGTAAGACTTTGAGTACTCTTATAATAGCAATAAGAAATACTGTTGATAGTGGTTTAAAGACAATAAATGCAGCTCTTGCTACAGTTACACAAGAAGATAAGTCTGCAGATTCTACTACTCCTGCAGACGCAGCAACTGTTGGACAGCAACAATAAAGAATTATTAATAAACATAACTAAATAAAGTCATTTAAGGAAAACTTTTCTCTATTCATAAGAATTGTTTTCCTTTTATCTATATATAATAATTCAGGTTTCAAAGGCTAGTTATAACAATCATTCAACAACGGATTGATTGTAAGACTGTATTTGAGCTTTTTTATAAACCAAAGAAAATTGGCCTAACACTTTATGTTGAAGATAGGGATAATGTGTCATGGCAGGGTAATCTTATTAGGATCTTTCTTACACTTAGATGAAGTTTGAATCATAAGTTTAGGATTGTACCAATTAAACCTATAAGTAATAAATTTACTAGAATTGCTACATTAATGGCACCTTTTGTTACCTTTAAGCAGATGGGAATAGTGATGATGATTCATTAGATGGCCTCTCAGTATCATATATGTTATTGACTCTGTATACCCGTTTTCTTAAAGCATATTTTACTAATATAAGGTTCCTATAATACTTAAGGTATTATATAATAATTACATAAGGAGATTCTTATGGGCCTTGCACAATCAGTAGTTACTCAACAAATGGTTATAGCTGAACTTACTAAAGCTGGTATTAATAGAGATATTGCTATTGATTTATCTTATAGATATTATAAAAATGAACTGACTTACAAGGATATTGAATATTTAGAGACTACTTTTAACCTTAAGCTTGAAAAGGTAGAAGCAACCTTACAAGCTGAGATTCAAAGGGTTGAGACAACCTTAAAATCTGATATTAGAGACTTTGATAATAAGATTGACAACGTTGAGAATAATCTTAATACCAAGATTGATACTAAATTCAATGACCTGGATAACAAGATATACACTGTTGAAAATAATATTAACACTAAGATTGATATTAAATTTAATGACCTTGATAATAAGATTGACACAGTTAGAAGTGAATTAAAATCTGACATTAAAGACTTGGATACTAAGATTGATGTTAACAAAATGGAGCTTGATAGTAAACTTGATAAAACCGCATCTGAACTTAAGAGTACATTAAGACTTCATGGTTGGATGTTTGGAACCCTTATTACACTTAATATAGGAATATTCTTAGCATTGATGTCATTATTAGTAAAGTAAATTTATTCAACTAGCCCCTTATTTAATTGACCTTCTGTCAATTATTTTTTTTACAAAGTAATTCAATTTTTTGTTAAAAACAATCAATTTTGTTGATTGTTGCATCGCACACAGTCTCTGAAATGTTAAAGTATCTGTGTTTTTAGCTTTTTTATTTTATGTTCAAAACTTGTTAGCCATCTTGCCCTTGTTGAGGTAATAAGGAGGCACGTAATAATGAAAAGAATTACTTTAAGTGCGTTATTAATGACTTTATTTTTACTTATGTCTTGTAATAATTCAGCTTCTTTCCCTAAAGATGGGCAAGCGGCTAAATCTGATGGTACTGTTATTGACCTAGTTACAATAACTAACAACATAAAAGACACTGTTGCTTTTGCTAAGAGTGTTAAAGAAGTTCATACTTTAGTTAAGTCCATTGATGAACTTGCTAAGGGTATTAAGAAAAAGATTGGTGAAAATGGGTTGGAGGATGATAATGGTGGTAAAAATGGTTCATTACTTGCAGGGGCTTTTAGTGTTGCTATAGCTATAGAAGCTAAATTGTTAGCTTTGGAAACAAAAACAGTTGATAATGAACTTAAGAAACAAGTTACTGCTGCTAAAACTGAAAGTAAAAAATTCTTAGACAAATTAAAAGAAAAGAAGGATGATCTTGGAAAAGAAGATGCTTCTGATTCTGATACAAAAAAAGCTATAGATAGAAAAAATGAAGCTAATGGAGATAAAGGAGTTTCTGAACTTGGTAAGTTGAATACAGCAGTTGATGCATTGTTAAAGGATGCTAACGCTGCAGTAGAGTCTGCAATTAAGGAGCTTACAACTTCTGCTAAACCTTCTAACACCTAAGGTGTAAACAATTTAATTTATTATTATAAGATTACTTTTTAATCAATCGTAATTATCTGATAAAATAAAGTCTATAAATAATAAGCTAGGAGTTTTCTTCTCTTAGCTTTTTTTCCTTTTTTATTCTATCTTTATTTGCTTTACTTCTTTATTATACTTCTTAAGATTTTTTTGATTTCTTTTATCTTTTAGACTTATTTATTCCTTGATTTTAACTTGTTTTAGAACTTAATAATAACTTAGATTACTTATTTTACTTCTTAGCTGTGGCAGTGGGAGTGCTAAGGCTGAAGATCTTAAAACCTTATTCTTAACTTCTATTGCTAATTTAGGTAAAGGTTTCTTAGATGTTTTTACTTCCTTTTCTGATATGGTTGCTGGGGCCTTTGGCATTAAAGCTGACACTAAGAAAAGTGAGGTAGGGAAGTATTTTACTGATATTGCAAACACTATGAACACAGTTAAAGCCAAACTAAATGATGTTGTTGCTAAGAATGGGAATTATGTAAAGATAAAAGAAGTAGTTGATAAGTTTATCACTAACACACTAGACAAGATCGCTGAAGGAGCGAAGGAAGCGGCTAAAGGGGTTACTGGTGATGTTATTATTGGGAATACTGTTAAGAATAGTGATGCTGTACCTGGAGAAGCAACAAGTGTAAAAGCTATTGTTAAGGGAATTAAGGCTATTGTTGACATAGTTTTAAAGAAGGATGAAGGTAAAGCAGATGCTGATGCTACCAAAGATGATAGCAAAAAAGATATTGGTAAATTATTTACTGCAACCACTGATGCGAATAGAGCTGATAATGCTGCAGCGCAAGCAGCTGCCGCGTCAATAGGAGCAGTAACCGGGGCTGATATATTAAAAGCTATTGCTAAATCTAAAGAAAATCCTAATGCTGATGGTACTGAGGGAATTGAAAAAGCAGAAGATGCAGCAGAGATTGCACTTGCTCCAGCTAAAGATAATAAAAAAGAGATTAAACATGGAGCAAAGAAAGATGCTATTATTGCGGCAGGAATAGCTTTAAGAGCAATGGCTAAGAATGGTAAATTTTCTATTAAAAATAATGAAGATGAGGCTGTAACGACAGTAAATAGTGCAGCAGCAAGCGCAGTGAACAAGACTCTAATTACTCTAATAATAGCAATAAGAAATACTGTTGATAGTGGTTTAAAGTCAATTAATGATGCTCTTGCTACAGTTACACAAGAAGATAAATCTGCAGATTCTACTAAGACAACAGAAATAACATCTGATCAATAATAAAGAATTATTAATAAAACATAACTAAATAAAGTCATTTGAGGAAAACTCTTCTTTTCATAAGAATTGTTTTCCTTTATCTATTTGTAATCATACTCAGGTCTAAATAGTATTGATAGCAATCCTTTAACAACAGACTGATTGTAAGACTACATTTGAGCTTTGTATAAGATAAAAAAAATAGACTAAACATTTATGTTATAGTTAGTGAACCTTTTAAATTACATATTACTAACATAAGATTCCTATAACACTTAAAATATTATATAATAATTATATAAGGAGATTTTATGCAAGATTCATCGCTACATTCTGTTGAGAGTACACAAATTTTTAATGGGCATATTACAGAGGATATCATATATCAAGAATTTGTAAAAATGGGTATGCAAGATTTTATTGCAAATGATCTCTCTAAAAGATATTATCGTAATGAATTGACTTATAAAGATATTGAGTATTTAGAAAGTAATTTTAATCTTAAGCTTGAGATGTTAGAGTGTAGTTTAAAATCTGAAATTATTTCTGTTAAAACTGAACTTGATACCAAAATTGACATTGTTAGGAATGAATTAAAAACAGATATTGCATCTGTAAACAATGAAGTTTCTCTTGTTAGAAAAGATATGGAAATTAATAATGTGGAGCTTGATGGTAAACTTGATAAAGCTATATTAGAACTTAAGAGTACGTTAAGACTTCATGGTTGGATGTTTGGAACCCTTATTACCCTTAGTATAGGAATATCTTTAACATTAATATCCATAGTCTATTCATTGTTAAATAGATAAATTTGTATTAATAAACCCTTTCTTTAATTCATTATATGTCAGTTATTTTTTATCAAAATCATTTAATTTTTGTTAATAACAGTCAGCTTTGTCATTTGTTATATTATGCTCAATCTCTGTAAGATTATAGTGTCCATGCTTTTAGTTTTTGTTTTTATCTTGCCCCCTTGAGTAAAGAAGGAGGCACGTAATAATGAAAAGAATTACTTTAAGTGCATTATTGATGACTTTATTTTTACTTCTTGGCTGTGGGAGTGGTAGTACTAAGACTGAAGATCCTAAAACCTTATTCTTAACTTCTATTGCTAATTTAGGTAAAGGCTTCTTAGATGTTTTTACTTCACTTTCTGACATGGTTACTGGAGCTTTTGGTATTAAAGCAGAAACTAAAAAAAGCGATATAGGGAAGTATTTCACTTCTATTGAGACAACCATGAAAACAGTTAAGGATAAATTAAACACTGTGGTGGCAGAGAATAGTAACTATCCAAAAGTAAAAGAAGTAGTTGATCAATTTATTACAGGGACATTAGATAAAATTGCTGAAGGAGCTAAGACAGCTGCTAGTGGAGCTACTGATGGAGTATCAATTGGTGAGGTTGTCAAATCTGATGCTGCTGGGAATGTTTCTGATGCAGATAGTGTGAAAAATCTAGTTGTGGGAATTAAAGAAATAGTTGATTTGGTTATAAAAGATGGTGATTCAAAAGCAGATAAAACTACTCCAGTTGATGATGATAAAAAGAATATTGGTAAATTATTTGGAGCTGAGACTGCTGCTGATAAGGGAGCTGAAGATAAACATGTAGCAGCAGCAAGTGCATCAATAGGGGCTGTAAGTGGAGCTGACATATTAAAAGCTATTGCTGCTGCTAATGCTGATGCTAAGAAAGATGGTAAAGTTAGTGAAGCTACAGATGCAGCTGCTCTGGCTTTAGCCAAGGGAACTGGTACTGCTGATGATGAAAAACTTACTACTGCAGAATCTAAAAAAGATGCAGTAATAGCAGCTGGTATAGTCCTAAGAGCAATGGCAAAAGATGGTAAATTTATTGTAAAAGATATTGCTGAAAAGAAGACCGAAGCTGATGCAGCTAAAGGAGTTGCAGCTAGTGCAGTAGGTAAGACATTAAGTACTCTGATAATAGCAATAAGAAATACTGTTGATAGTGGTTTAAAGTCAATAAGTGAAGCACTATCTGCCGTTAAACAAGAAGATAAATCTTTAGAAGTTACTAAAACAGCAGAAGCAACAATTTAGTGTAAATCAATAAAGAATTATAAATAAAAAGATCAGTGCTAAATAATAAAGTCATATAAGGGAAACACTTTTCTATTTGTGAGGAGAGTAGTTTTCCTTCTTTCATTTTATCTAACAAAGATTAACTATTTATTTACTTTTAGGTTAATAAGGAGGCACGTAATAATGAAAAGAATTACTTTAAGTGCGTTATTAATGACTTTATTTTTACTTATCTCTTGTAATAATTCAGGAACTTCTCCTAAAGATGGGCAAGCAGCTAAATCTGATGGCACTGTTATTGACCTAGCTACAATAACTAAAAACATAACTGATGCTGTTGCTTTTGCTAAAGATGTTAAAGAAGTTCATACTTTAGTTAAGTCTATAGATGAGCTCGCTAAAGCTATTAAGAAAAAGATTGGTGCAAATGGGTTAGAAGCTGATGCAGGTGCTGGTGCTCACTATACTCCTTTATTGGCAGGGGCATATAGTGTGGCTACAACTATAGAATCAAAAGTAGGAGAGTTGAAAATAGCGGAATCCCTTAAAGGTTTAAATGGAAAGGTCAAAGATGTTGAGGATAAAGCCAAAGCATTTACAGCTAAGTTGAAAAATCAACATGCTACTTTGGGACTTGCTAACGGAGCTGCTACTGATGCGCATGCAAAAAATGCTATAGATAAAAGCGATAATACTGGAGATAAAGGAGCAAAAGAACTTGTTGCGCTGAACACAGCAGTAGATGCTTTGTTAAGTGCTGCAGAAGCCGCAGTAACAGCTGCAATCAAGGAGTTTACAACTCCTGCTAAACCTTCTAACACCTGAGGATAAACAATTTAATTTATTATTATAAGATTACTTTTTAATCAATCGTAATTATCTGATAAAATAAAGTCTATAAATAATAAGCTGGGAGTTTTCTTCTCTTAGCTTATTTTGTTTCTTTATTCTATCTTTACTTGCTTTACTATTTTATTATACTTCTTAAGATTTCTTATGATTTCTTTTATCTTTTAGACTTATATTTATTCCTTGATTTTAATTCATTTTATCCCTTAATGATAACTTAGATTGCTTATTTGTAGGATTCTCAGAGTAGATTCTTGAAATCTCTTATTAGTTTAAGTAATGACTTCTTAAATGTTTTTACTTCACTTTCTGATATGGTTGGAGGTGTTTTAGGTTTTAATACTAAGAAGTCTGATGTTGCAGATTACTTTAAAACCGTTCAGGATACTGTTTCATCTACTAAAGAAACTCTTAATAAGATTGTTGTTGACATGAAGAGTGAAAATAATCCTAATACTGCTGCAACTGAGACCGCAATAAATAAATTAGTTAGTGAAACACTTGATAAAATAATAGAAGGAGCAAGCGAGGCTGTAAAGGGTGCTGAAGGTAATGACTCAATTGCTAGTGTTGGTACTGCTAATGTTGGTGCTGCTGGTGAGGAAAATGCAGTTAAGTCCCTTATTGAGGGGATTGGAAAGATTGTAGAAGTGGTGCTTGGAAATAAAGGAAGTGCTGATGCTGGTGATAATAATAACGCTGAAAATGGTAATGCAAGAAATAATAATGGTGCAGGTAAACTGTTTGCTAATGCTAATGCAGGTGCTGCTGCTGAAGCAAAGAAAGTAGCAGCTGATGCAGCAAAAGCAGTAGGAGCAGTAACCGGAGCTGATATATTACAAGCTATGGTTAAAAATGATGCTGTTACGTTAGCTAAGCATGCTGGTGGTGCAGGTGCTGAGTCTAATAAAAAAGATGCAATAATAGCAGGAGGAATAGCACTGCGAGCAATAGCAAAGAATGGTAAATTTTCTGGTGCTAGTGATGGTGATGCTGATGCAAAGAAAGCAATAGAGGGAGTAGCTTTAAGTGCAGTAACAAAAGCATTAAATACACTAACAATAGCAATAAGAAATACTATTGACGTGGGACTTAAGGGTGTTAAAGATGCTATGAAAATTAATCCTAATGATACTCCTGTAACTACTGATAAGCAGATTCCTGAAATTAAAAACTAATAATCAGAATTAATAACAATAAACATAACTAAATAAAGTCATTTGAGGAAAACTCTTCTTTTCATAAGAACCGTTTTCCTTTTATTTATATTATACTTATGACTTTATTTTTACTTATGTCTTGTAATAATTCAGGAACTTCTCCTAAAGATGGGCAAGCGGCTAAATCTGATGGTACTCTTATTGACCTAGCTACAATAACTAAAAACATTACCGATGCTGTTGCTTTTGCTAAGAGTGTTAAAGACGTTCATACTTTAGTTATGTCCATTGATGAACTCGCTAAAGTTATTGGAAAAAAGATTGATGCTAATGGACTTGCTACCGAAAGTGCTCATAATGGATCCTTAATTGCAGGAGCATATAGTGTTATAGAAGCTGTGGATACTAAATTAGCATCATTAGAAAAAAAAAGTTGGGCTTTCTAGTGATTTGAAGGCAAAAGTTGGTAGTGCTAAGAAGGAAAGTACAGCATTTTTAGCTAAAGTGAAGGCAGATCATGCCAATCTTGGAAAAGAAGATGTTGATGATGCGCATGCAAAAAATGTTATAGATGTAACAGATGGTACAAAAGATAAAGGGGCCTCAGAGCTTATTAAACTCAATACAGTCATTGATGAGTTGTTAAAGGCTGCTGAAGATGCAGTAACAGCTGCAATAAATGCGCTTTCAATCCCTGCTAAGTCAGATTCCCCTACTCAATCTAACTAAGGATAAACAATTTAATTATTTATTATAAGATTGGTTTTTAATCTAAGGTAATTATCTGATAAAATAAAGTCTATAAATAATAAGCTAGGAGTTTTCTTCTCTTAGCTTATTTTGTTTCTTTATTCTCTATTTATTTGCTTTATTACTTTATTATACTTTGTAGATTTCTTTGATTACTTTTATCTTTTAGATTATATTTATACCTTGATTTTAACTTGTTTTATCACTTAATAATAACTTAGATCGCTTATTTGTAACTTTATTTTTACTTCTTAGCTGTGGCAGTGGGAGTGCTAAGGTGGAAGATCCTAAAACCACATTCTTAAACTCTATTGCTAATTTAGGTAAAGGCTTCTTAGATGTTTTTACTTCCTTTTCTGATATGATTACTGGGGCTTTTGGTATTAAGGCTGACACTAAAAAATCTGATATTGGTCAGTATTTCACTTCTATTGAGACAACTATGAACATAGTTAAAAAGAAATTACAAGATGAAGTTGAAAAGAATGGTAATTACTCAAAAATTAAATCTGTTGTTGATACATTTATCACTAACACATTAGACAAGATTGCAGAAGGGGCTAAAACAGCAGCAACAGGGGCTACAGGAGAAGATAAGATTGGTGGTGCTACTAATGCAGGTCAAGATGCTGCACCGGCAGATACTGCAAGTGTAAATGCTCTTGTTAAAGGAATTAAAACTATTGTTGACGTAGTTTTAAAAAAGGATGAGGGTAAAGCAGATGCTACTAAGACCGCAGAGGATGAGCAAAAATCAATTGCCAAATTGTTTGGTAGTACTAAAGATAATAGTACTGATGCCATAGCAGGAGCAGCAAGTGCATCAATAGGAGCAGTAAGTGGGGCTGATATTTTACAAGCTATTGCTAGCTCTGTTGATGCTAAAGATGTTGCAATTGATCAAGCAAAAGATGCTGCAAGTATTGCTATTGCCAAGAAAGAGGATAAGAATGATCTTGATGCTGCAACAAAAAAAGATGCAGTTATTGCAGGAGGTATAGCTTTAAGAGCTATGGCTAAGGATGGTAAATTTGCTTCTAAGAATGAAGCAAAATCTGCTCATGCAGCAAATGGGGCAGCTGCTAGTGCAGTAGGTAAGACTTTAAGTACTCTAATAATAGCAATAAGAAATACTGTTGATAGTGGTTTAAAGTCAATTAGTGAAGCACTAGCGGCCGTTAAACAAGAAGATAAATTCGCAGATTCTACTACACCTGCAGAAGCAGCAACTGGTGGACAGCAACAATAAAGCATTATTAATAAAACGTAACTAAATAAAGTCATTTGAGGAAAACTCTTCTTTTCATAAGAATTGTTTTCCTTTTATTTATGTCTTGTCCCCCTGAGAAAAAGGAGGCACGTAATAATGAAAAGAATTACTTTAAGTGCATTATTAATGACTTTATTTTTACTTCTTGGCTGTGGGAGTGGTCAACTTCAAGCTGAGAAACTGGCTGCTGAATCTAAAATTTCTTTCTTTGATTCACTTATTAAAATAGGTCAAGGGTTTCAAGAGATTTTTGGCATCTTTGGTAATGCTATTGGGGATACTTTTGGACTTACAGCAGTTAAATCTGATGATAAGAAAAGTAAAGTTGGTGAACACTTTGAAAGAATAAAAAAAGGTTTGGAAGATACTAATGGGAAGTTAAAAGAGCTATCAAGTGAAA from Borrelia turicatae 91E135 carries:
- a CDS encoding Vsp/OspC family lipoprotein; the protein is MSCNNSGTSPKDGQAAKSDGTLIDLATITKNITDAVAFAKSVKDVHTLVMSIDELAKVIGKKIDANGLATESAHNGSLIAGAYSVIEAVDTKLASLEKKSWAF
- a CDS encoding Vsp/OspC family lipoprotein → MKAKVGSAKKESTAFLAKVKADHANLGKEDVDDAHAKNVIDVTDGTKDKGASELIKLNTVIDELLKAAEDAVTAAINALSIPAKSDSPTQSN
- a CDS encoding Vsp/OspC family lipoprotein, with protein sequence MKRITLSALLMTLFLLISCNNSGTSPKDGQAAKSDGTVIDLATITKNITDAVAFAKDVKEVHTLVKSIDELAKAIKKKIGANGLEADAGAGAHYTPLLAGAYSVATTIESKVGELKIAESLKGLNGKVKDVEDKAKAFTAKLKNQHATLGLANGAATDAHAKNAIDKSDNTGDKGAKELVALNTAVDALLSAAEAAVTAAIKEFTTPAKPSNT